From Neomonachus schauinslandi chromosome 12, ASM220157v2, whole genome shotgun sequence, the proteins below share one genomic window:
- the LSM8 gene encoding LSM8 homolog, U6 small nuclear RNA associated, with the protein MTSALENYINRTVAVITSDGRMIVGTLKGFDQTINLILDESHERVFSSSQGVEQVVLGLYIVRGDNVAVIGEIDEETDSALDLGNIRAEPLNSVAH; encoded by the exons ATGACGTCCGCCTTGGAAAACTACATCAACC GAACTGTTGCAGTTATAACTTCTGATGGAAGAATGATTGTG GGAACACTGAAAGGGTTTGACCAGACCATTAATTTGATTTTGGATGAAAGCCATGAACGAGTGTTCAGCTCTTCACAGGGAGTAGAACAAGTGGTGCTGGGGTTATACATCGTAAGAGGTGACAATGT TGCAGTCATTGGAGAAATTGATGAAGAGACAGATTCTGCGCTTGATTTGGGGAATATTCGAGCAGAACCTCTAAACTCTGTAGCACACTGA